In a genomic window of Ipomoea triloba cultivar NCNSP0323 chromosome 3, ASM357664v1:
- the LOC116011867 gene encoding LOW QUALITY PROTEIN: probable sucrose-phosphate synthase (The sequence of the model RefSeq protein was modified relative to this genomic sequence to represent the inferred CDS: inserted 1 base in 1 codon; deleted 1 base in 1 codon) has protein sequence MAGNDWINSYLEAILDVGPGIDDAKSSLLLRERGRFSPTRYFVEEVITGFDETDLHRSWVRAQATRSPQERNTRLENMCWRIWNLARQKKQLEGEQAQRLAKRRQERERGRREAVADMSEDLSEGEKGDAISDISAHGESIKGRLPRISSVETMESWANQQKGKKLYIVLISLHGLIRGENMELGRDSDTGGQVKYVVELARALGSMPGVYRVDLLTRQVSSPEVDWSYGEPTEMLTPINSEGLMTETGESSGAYIIRIPFGPRDKYIPKEDLWPYIPEFVDGALNHILQVSKVLGGQIGSGRDVWPVAIHGHYADAGDSAALLSGALNVPMLFTGHSLGRDKLEQLLRQGRLSKDEINSTYKIMRRIEAEELSLDASEIVITSTRQEIDEQWRLYDGFDPILERKLRARIKRNVSCYGRFMPRMVVIPPGMEFHHIVPHEGDMDFETEGSEDGKAPDPHIWTEIMRFFSNPRKPMILALARPDPKKNLTTLVKAFGECRPLRELANLTLIMGNRDNIDEMSSTNASVLLSILKMIDKYDLYGQVAYPKHHKQSEVPDIYRLAAKTKGVFINPAFIEPFGLTLIEAAAHGLPIVATKNGGPVDIHRVLDNGLLVDPHDQHAIADALLKLVADKHLWAKCRANGLKNIHLFSWPEHCKTYLSRIAGCKPRQPCWLRNADDDENSESESPSDSLRDIQDISLNLKFSLDGDKNEDSDNLLDPDDRKNKLENAVLAWSKGVKGTHKTSIDKIDQSSSAGKFPALRRRKQIFVIAVDCDSSTGLFENVRKIFAAVEAERMEGSIGXHIGHFIQYIRSAFFSDFRGHESTDFDAFICNSGGDLYYSSSHSEDNPFVVDLYYHSHIEYRWGGEGLRKTLVRWAASISDKKGEKEEHIVVEDEKNSADYCYTFKVQKSGGDPSVKDLRKLMRIQALRCHVVYCQNGSRINVIPVLSSRSQALRYLYLRWGMDLSKLVVFVGESGDTDYEGLLGGLRKAVILKGVCSVSSSQLLSNRNYPLTDVVPYNSPNVIQTTEECSSSELHASLEKLGVLKG, from the exons ATGGCCGGAAATGATTGGATAAACAGTTACTTGGAGGCGATATTGGATGTCGGGCCGGGGATCGACGACGCGAAGTCATCGCTGCTACTGAGGGAGAGGGGCAGGTTCAGCCCCACCCGCTACTTCGTCGAGGAAGTCATCACCGGCTTCGATGAGACCGATCTCCACCGCTCTTGGGTCCGA GCACAAGCGACACGGAGCCCTCAAGAGCGGAATACAAGGTTGGAGAACATGTGCTGGCGGATTTGGAATTTGGCTCGCCAGAAAAAGCAG CTTGAGGGAGAGCAAGCTCAGAGGCTGGCTAAACGTCGTCAAGAACGTGAGAGGGGTCGCAGAGAGGCAGTAGCTGATATGTCAGAGGACCTATCAGAAGGTGAGAAAGGGGATGCAATCAGTGATATTTCAGCCCATGGTGAAAGCATTAAAGGCCGATTGCCTAGAATTAGTTCTGTTGAGACAATGGAATCTTGGGCCAATCAACAAAAGGGGAAGAAGTTGTATATTGTACTTATAAG CTTACATGGCTTAATACGGGGTGAGAATATGGAGCTTGGGCGTGACTCAGATACTGGTGGTCAG GTGAAGTATGTTGTAGAACTTGCAAGAGCTCTAGGTTCAATGCCCGGCGTATATAGGGTTGACCTGCTTACTAGACAAGTCTCGTCACCAGAAGTTGACTGGAGTTATGGTGAACCCACAGAAATGTTGACCCCGATAAATTCTGAAGGTTTGATGACTGAGACGGGAGAGAGCAGTGGTGCTTATATAATTCGTATACCATTTGGACCTAGAGATAAATATATTCCTAAAGAAGACCTGTGGCCTTACATCCCTGAATTTGTTGATGGTGCTCTTAACCACATTCTTCAAGTTTCAAAAGTTCTAGGGGGTCAAATTGGTAGTGGGCGTGATGTGTGGCCTGTTGCTATACATGGTCATTATGCAGATGCTGGTGACTCTGCTGCTCTTCTATCAGGTGCTTTAAATGTACCAATGCTTTTCACTGGTCACTCACTTGGACGAGATAAGTTGGAACAACTGTTGAGACAAGGTCGATTGTCAAAGGATGAGATAAATTCAACCTATAAAATAATGCGTAGGATAGAGGCAGAGGAGTTATCTCTTGATGCTTCGGAAATTGTCATTACTAGCACAAGACAGGAGATAGATGAGCAGTGGCGTTTGTATGATGGGTTTGATCCGATACTAGAGCGTAAGCTTCGTGCTAGGATCAAACGTAATGTCAGCTGCTATGGCAGGTTCATGCCGCGCATGGTT GTAATTCCACCTGGGATGGAGTTTCATCATATTGTTCCGCATGAAGGTGATATGGATTTTGAAACAGAGGGATCTGAAGATGGAAAAGCCCCTGACCCACATATTTGGACAGAG ATAATGCGCTTTTTTTCAAATCCAAGGAAGCCTATGATTCTTGCCCTTGCCAGGCCTGATCCTAAAAAGAATCTCACTACTTTAGTGAAGGCATTTGGTGAATGTCGTCCATTGAGGGAGCTTGCTAATTTG ACTCTAATAATGGGTAACCGTGACAACATTGATGAAATGTCGAGCACCAATGCATCAGTTCTTCTTTCTATACTGAAGATGATAGATAAGTATGACCTGTATGGTCAAGTGGCTTATCCTAAACATCACAAGCAGTCTGAGGTTCCTGATATCTATCGCCTTGCTGCAAAGACAAAG GGTGTTTTCATCAATCCAGCTTTTATAGAGCCTTTTGGACTGACTTTGATTGag GCTGCAGCCCATGGTCTCCCTATTGTTGCCACTAAAAATGGTGGGCCTGTTGATATACATAGG GTTCTTGACAATGGTCTCCTTGTTGATCCCCATGATCAGCATGCTATAGCTGATGCTCTTTTGAAACTGGTTGCAGACAAGCACCTGTGGGCTAAATGCAGGGCAAATGGATTGAAAAACATCCATCTTTTCTCATGGCCAGAGCATTGTAAAACTTATCTTTCTCGAATAGCAGGTTGCAAGCCAAGGCAGCCATGTTGGCTGAGAAatgctgatgatgatgaaaactCAGAGTCGGAGTCACCTAGTGATTCCTTGAGGGATATACAGGATATatctttgaatttaaaattttcattggaTGGTGATAAAAATGAGGATTCTGATAATTTGTTAGACCCTGATGATCGAAAGAATAAGTTAGAGAATGCTGTCTTGGCTTGGTCCAAGGGTGTGAAGGGCACTCACAAAACTTCAATTGATAAAATAGACCAGAGTTCTAGTGCTGGTAAGTTCCCAGCATTGAGGAGAAGGAAGCAGATATTTGTTATAGCAGTGGACTGTGATTCCAGTACAGGTCTATTTGAAAATGTGAGAAAGATATTTGCAGCTGTGGAGGCGGAAAGGATGGAAGGCTCCATAG TTCATATTGGCCACTTCATTCAATATATCAGAAGTGCGTTCTTTTCTGATTTCAGAGGGCATGAATCC ACTGATTTTGATGCCTTCATTTGCAATAGTGGTGGTGATCTTTATTATTCGTCTTCCCATTCTGAAGATAAtccttttgtagttgacttgtACTACCATTCCCACATTGAATACCGCTGGGGTGGTGAAGGGTTGAGAAAGACTTTAGTGCGTTGGGCAGCTTCCATTTCTGATAAGAAGGGAGAAAAAGAAGAGCACATTGTTGTTGAAGATGAAAAGAATTCAGCTGACTACTGCTATacttttaaagttcaaaagTCTGGAGGA GACCCCTCTGTTAAGGATCTTAGGAAGTTGATGAGAATCCAGGCTCTCCGTTGTCATGTCGTTTATTGTCAAAATGGCAGCAGGATCAATGTAATTCCAGTGTTGTCCTCTCGTTCCCAAGCACTCAG GTACTTGTATCTGCGGTGGGGTATGGACTTGTCAAAGTTGGTGGTCTTTGTAGGAGAAAGCGGGGACACTGACTATGAAGGATTGCTTGGAGGTCTAAGGAAAGCTGTAATACTGAAAGGAGTGTGCAGTGTTTCTAGCAGTCAACTTCTTTCGAATAGGAATTATCCACTTACAGACGTTGTCCCTTACAACAGCCCCAATGTTATACAGACAACCGAAGAATGCAGCAGCTCAGAGCTCCACGCTTCACTGGAGAAGCTAGGTGTTCTCAAAGGATAG